The following DNA comes from Malania oleifera isolate guangnan ecotype guangnan chromosome 12, ASM2987363v1, whole genome shotgun sequence.
CTTTCCCACCCTGCAGTTCCTCGGAACATTTGTAGACCCTaagttatttttcattgtttttgTTGTATAATTTTCCTTTGTTTCTGCTATTGAGAAACTTCACTGTTTTTCTTTTACATTGTGCCGTTATCTCCTAGTCACACAGCACCAACAATACATACATCCAGTTTAATCAATCATCAGCCTAAAGAAAAGCACCATCCTTGAGATAAATATATGTAACAGGCAACAGAAAATATAATGTATATTCCAAATATACAAAAAAGAACACAGAGAGAGAAAACAAGGTCCACCTTAATTTTACAGGTTCATCCACCCCCTTGCCTTATCAACTCCATAAACTCCTCATCAGTGCTCTTAAGCATAGCAGGCAAAGGCACCGTTACTCCACTCTTCAAGGTTGCAATGTGCCTGGGCTTTATCCTTTTCTCCAAACTGAAAGAAAAGTACTGTGGAAACTCCTTCAGCTCCTCCAAACTCCCCTTCATCTCCTCTCCAAAGTACTCAAACTTGGGCTTAAAATTATTCTCTACACTGTAAGTAAACAGCCCAGGGCACCTCAAGACCATCCCAACAGCCTCACTTCTGGAGAACCCCAAGCCCTCCAAATACTTCAACTTAGGAATCAAGGTCTTCTCCACATTGGAGACCAACAAAATTGAGTCTTGGTAAGCCAAGGCCCCCAAATCCTGAAACCCAAGCCTCTGGAGATAAAACAGGGCAGGCTTTAGCTGGTCTCTCACACTGGAAGCCAAGAGCCTAGGGCACTTGTTGATGACCCTTCTGAAGCTGTGTTGTGGGACACTGAGGTCCTCTGAGAGGAACTTGAATACTGGGTTTAGGTCAGTTCTGATGTTGGAGGTGAGGATTTTGGGGCACATCCCTAAGATCTTGCCCAGGTCCTTTTGGTGGATGCCCTTGGAGTGGAGGAAGGAGATGATGGAGTTAATGGAATTGAGGGAGGCTGTTTGGAGGGCAGGGTTTTGGGACAGTGCCCTGCCGGAGTCCACACCCAGTACCTCAAGGCAGAGGACCTTTTCTTTGAATTGGAGGGAGAGGTGGGTGTGGGCTTGGGGATACAGAGGGTGGTCTTGGAGGGGGGTTTTGGTCTTGGGTTTTGCTGAAAGGGGGATGTTTGGCTGCTGCTGGGAAGACATGCGCAGGGAAGAATGGAATGCAGCCGCTGCTGTTGCTGAcattgcgagagagagagagagagggccgctggcctttctttctttcttggccAACTAATCTCATCTGTTATTATATTATTTCTATGACGCGTGGCAATTTGCTTTAAACTGATTGGCCAAGTCAAGATAAAATAGATTGCTTCTGTCAGCACGTGTACACTTGGCGTCACTCATATTCTGTCTGCCATTTTTTAAGTGTATCCATGAAGAACGGTTAACTGTCAAAAATAGAGGACATATGAAAGAATATGACAGGTTTTTGTATATTGATTTAACAGCTAATATTACTGCTTTTGGGAAAATAAATATCcagttttaaaatttatatttagatgaatttggataaaattatatatactctcattttatctaaatttatataaattaaattctaaaatttcttctaaaaatGAAGTTAgtgtatttaatattttctctaACATCACATTTTTTGGTGCATGTCGAAAATAAGAACACTCCAAGTAATTTTATGATCCATTTGATCACTACATAATTTGTAGtcaattttttaattagaaatatttaaaaatattaattacaaATGTTAATcagaaatttttaattaatttttaattagacaATATTTATAATGTCTATTAATAGTGTTAAATATTTATGCTAATTAAGATTAtaattgacattttaaatttattaaataaaagtaatattattattttataaaaatttaatttagtaATTAATATTTAGACACTATATTGCCTCCAATTATTTCGGTCAAACAATTATTAAGtgttaaatatttaaatttataatttttgaaaattttagaatatatatTTGATTAAGTACATATTTTTAgtagattttttttaaatgtaattgCTCTTTGTATATTCATTATACACATTTCAAGTGCATAATAGCtatctttttaaaatacctaTTAAGATTCTCATGTTGAACCAAATATTGATATGAGAACAATGTGTATATTCTTAAAAATCTTATAACGCGAACCAAACAATAGTATTCTTATGAGGCAAACATCTTATTCTTAGGAATGAGACTTTCAAGAATGTTACCTTATTAGAATACTTTTGATATCACGGATCAAATGAACCCTTAAAAATAGTACTAAAGTCAAAATAAGATAAAATTGCACGTAATTGcctaaaatttcaacaagttaaAGATTCAatagaaaaaagaataaataagTAATGCAAAATCTAATGCATTACTTCcatttaaatgagagagagagagagagagagagagaaatttagcCTAGAAATTAACAATATTCTTGTAATAGTCCTCGTGTAAGATATGACATCATTTAATTTGTTcctaatattaattattattatttatttagtctgttaattttatatatttttattattatttaatggtTCTTTAAGGTACCAAAGCATGCACTAATTATAGCTAATTATAGGTTATTATGAATCAGTTATAaatcaattttgaatatctttatGTTAAATATATAGTTATAGTTTAGTCATTAGATAAGTAATATTCTTATAGCAAttaactttttttatttaaataaattttttagaaGACAAAAACACACAATACTAAAGTGGAAAATTTCTTTTACACCCATATATTTAAGCTAGTCTAGTCTTAATGATAATCTCTTCCACTAGATAATTTTGattacttcaaagaatttcaaattTTCACATTGACTTCTCTTTTCTTGTTAATTAATTttgctactctctctctctctaccaagttttttttaaagaaaacttaAATCAAGAACAAATTGTTATGATTATATGAGAAAACTTTTTTTAACCGTCATGAAGAACTTGAATAACATAAAAAAGTAACTGCATGTTTGGTATATATTCAAATACTCTCTCTTAGGGAACAAGACCAACCATCACCCAACCACCTGCCGCCATTACCACCGCCACCATCACCCAGCCACCTTGGCTCGCCATTGCCCCCACTCCACCAACAACCATCCCCACCaccaattttttaaaatcaagaaGAATATAAACAAAAAGCTGACGGTACCATGCAAATCCCGAGTCTTAAATTTTTCAAGGTTCGTactaaaatatcaaaaaattaaaaattaaaagtcatttaattaacaaaaatattttttttttttttttcctaattttcaaaaaaattatgagAAGGTCCAACTTAACAAATTTGTGACAAACAAGAACTTcacattttattattatattattattattattattattattgcaaggAATGAAAAGAAGTCCAATAACTAAGGGAGCAAACTTGGAACCAACATAATGTATATGGTGTAAGGGCGTccagaataaaaaataaataaactctTTTTATGAACACTCGTTCCATCGCTAATGCACTTGCTACCTCAAAAATTCGTGTACAATACAACACATCGCAAGCTCATTATAGACGTTCGTATGAAGGGGAAAGCAGAGTCTCCAACTGATGCAGCATGAGCACCTGCCACCTGGAAATTCAAAACTCATAGTTACGCCCTTATAAAATGGCTCAACAAATTTGACCGGCAGCAAAAACATCAAATGCTGGAACTGGCATGACAATGGAACGAGGACTTCAGTATTCTGAACATTATTCCACAAATTTGATAGCAAATAAAAGACAATTATTCCTCTCATTTCCTGGCTGACCCatcttcttgttctttcttatttattttcatttattttttcagTAAATCTGATGATATCAGGGCTTGTACCTACCAAACTACCAAGAACATGTGATTTAGAGCCAACACGCGAGAAACGCATACTAAAAAACTGGTTAAAACTGTAATTTTGCATTTGAAAGCATGAATTTCagaccttaaatttggatttagataaatttagactaatttcaatacaattttatattatatcttatctcAATCCAAACACAATGGCTCTAGGGTTTTCAGACTAGGGGCAGAAATCGAAAGGCTGAAATAAGGTGCATGAGACTGGTAAGGATGATGCAATAAAATCCTTCTAAATGTCTTCTAGTTCTATATAAATGCGCTAAATATGCGGACTGGTGCAGGATCAACCAGTAACTGCATCAGCACACGTTGCATGGGAACATTACGACTTTATCCCAAGTCAAGGAATGAATTTACTTTAAAAAACAATAATCTCATGTTTGGGAATCTGGACTCCAAACCTTAAATTGAATTTACATGGCTTTAGATTGTTTGAAATATAAAAcatttgaaaatttatggctttAGATTGCCTTGGAAATATAAAATTGTTCTGTGTTTTCTAATAATCTACACATATCCAAATTTGAGGCCTAAAATCCATGCTCCTGAACacaaccttaccttgaatttggacttaaaaaaaaaaagaggacatGTATTTTATGTCTTGTTCAAATCCATATTAACTCAAAATAAAATGGTAAAATTCATGTTTCCAAAAGCTACATAAATGAACACTGATTGTTAGTTGCAGAACCAAAATCCAATTGCAGTGGCACAACTGCCGAGCAACACTGATTGATAGTTTCCAATCGCAGCATAAAGGGCCGCTGCAGAACATCGATGTTCCAAGAACAGTTGCCTAGCAGAAGTGCTGGCCAATAAGAGAGGGGGCAAAAAGGTAAATGGAAAACAAGATATAGACATCAAACTTTTACTGCATACTGACCATCAATTGCCTTCCTCCTTAGCTTCATCTGTTTTCCAGACAATATCTTTCAATCCAGTGGTGAGGTTCTTGTAGAACTGTGTAATTTAGGCAAATATTAGAAATCGGATTTATAATATATGCACTGGAAACAAGTTGGATTTGTTCATCACAAGACATGTCAACGTATGCTAGAGCAGGCAAGTTTGTGTCCAACCTGTTAAGTCCATTCATAACTGAATCTGAGAACTGACCCAACCAGAAAAGTGCAGTGGTGCCCAAGGTCCACCCCCCAACCCCCCTTTTTActataaacccaaaaaaaaagcACACACCAACAGACATTGAACAAAGGAGAAAACAacgaaaaagaaaagaaactgcTCTTTGGACGAACCTCTGGGGTCAGTAAAAATGATCAGGTATAATTTGAGGGGCTCCATCTAGGATGGTAGCAGGTTTGACAGACCAGCCTTGTTTTGGCTCAACCTAGCCAACTTAGATAATTCTAGCCTAAGCataaaatttttagttttgaCCATAATATTTGTAAATGAGGACAAGCTAGTAAATGAATACTAAATCTTGGTCAGCAGGGCCTTCATACCAAACTGCCAGACTTGGAATCACTTTCATAAGCACAGTAGACATGGCAACAAGCTGGCATATGAACATTAAATCATGGTCAGTGAGGCCTGCATGCCTAACTGCCAGCTTTGGAATtactatcacaaacacaaatagcTGCTACTAAGCATAGCCGCCTAACCAGTAACTTACTGGCTCAGGTTTTTAAACCATAGAAGAGCCTTAACCatggaaaaagaaaacaaaatataaaagtgTCTAATTAAATGTCATGAGTGCAGCGAGATTATGATACCATACCTTGTGAAATTCCAGGGTATCTCCCCCAGACTTCCGAAGCTCAACCATGTACAGTGAAGGGGCCACCTCAAAAATCTACAAAACAAATTATCATGACAATCAGTTCTATGCTAATTCTTAGTAATTTGAGTATGCTTTCAGACACAGAGATTCTCTAAAGGTGCTTGGGAGGGATACCTCTGTTGCGACAGACAAATGACCCTTGCGTCCAGTTTTCTCACCCTGGAGTTTCATCTGAGATGGAtggcaaggaaaaaaaaaatgatgagttTAAACTTATCcatccaaaaataataataataataataataaagaataaCATAAAACTTGATCTACAATGTAGAATTCTTATAAATTCAGGATCTTATCAATTTGATCACATCAGTATATTTGCAATTAAGACACAAAGGATGATGAGTGCAGCCTTATTTTCAAATGTTCTACTATTAAAATCCTTCTCTCCTGAGCAAGTAGATCTGAGGCTAATTTGGATGTGATAACTATGAAACAAAATCTAAAACTGGGTTTGATCAATGTTCACTGATGCTATAGAATCCTtcaactccaaaaaaaaaatggcaataaAGAAGACAAAAACAGGGTACTGGTAAAGCAAAACAAAGACAACTTTAGTGAAAATGGATAAACTAAATGCTTGAAAATAAGTCCTCTAAAAAAATTATGACTTTGAATTCTACTTTAAGAAGTAGACCGACTCTCATAAATTGCCCAACCACATgaatagaaaaaggaaaaaatgaaacaaaatcaaTGAATTGAAGGTGAGATGGAGAATAACAATTCTGACACCTTGTAGTTATTTTTCTTTACACCAAAACCCAAAGGCGTGGCTGCTTCCTCAATTTTAGAGATAATCTCATTGGCAGGACATTTGGATGTGAATCTTGTCTCCCGTTTTACAAGCCCCTGGCCATAAGTAAATGTCAGCTGTCTTTAAGCTTCAGGTTTTCTAAATGAGTTCATATCACAAAAGAGTCGAGAGCAAATCACAAATAAGCAATCATTAATCAACATATACAATGAAACTTAACAGTATTTATTCACTTTTTGGGTAACTACTTGCTACTGTGAACTGTGAAGCTAACACGACTATATTCTCAAACCAATCAATGACAGCAAAAGCCACAATTAGACATTGGCAGGCTCATCAATGACGTGCTTTCAATGGagccaaaaagaaaaaagcaaCATAAATCATTTGAGGACATTTTGAAGGGCTAGACCAGTATCAAAATATCTCCATAGTAGGACATTGAATCTGATTTTGCaagcattaaaaaataaaattcccaaATTTTTCATCAATTGCCACCTCATCCAAGTGTTCAACAATCAAAGCCACAGCATACCATTTGCTTCTCAAATAAACTGCTGAGGTTGAGACCCTGAGATGTAGAGATGAGTTCAAAAGCATTCATAGTGACAGGCATCGGAGGTTGGTCTTCTCGCCTCTCCACAACAAAGTTTTGAGAGACCTGGATGACAAGAAGGAACATCAAGTACAAACCACACCATGATGTACCACCCCACTTATTTATCAATCAAGAAGCTTATAACAAATATATTTTGCAATTCAAATGATAAATGAGAACACTTACCACTGATTCATTGAAAATATCATCTACATCAACAGGACCCACATTTGCTTGTTCAAAACTAGGTTGCTTATATCCTTTTTTAAACCATTCATTCTCAATAACCTCGGCAATTGTAATACGCTGTTTCAGAACAGTACAAACATACAATTATTTCACAAGGCATGAGTCATCAGAAAAGTTACAGTTAATGTAAtcctcctttaaaaaaaaaaaacaaagaatttttctacatttttaaaAGATGAATGCAAGATTTCCATAAAAACCTGAAAAAGGGTGCATAAAAGTTCAAGCTAAAATAATGCGAAACTTGGACATACCGTTGAGGGATTAGGATCCAGGATCCTTCTAATTAGCTTCTTAGCATTTGAAGAGAACCACGGGGGGCATGTGAAGTCAGCCTTAAAAATCTGGAATCACAAGCAGGCCACATATAGCAAGCTTTATACTGCAAAGATGCTTGTTGGGAAAATAATATAGCCTTACAGCAAAGCCATGCGTAAAAATATTGTATTGACGCCTTGACTAGCAAGGTCCATTAAAGTAACTAGCTGGTCTGTCTTCTCTTTAGGAGGGTTACCAATGATTCACAAAAGAGCAAAATGTACAAGTTTAGAGGCACTGTTCTTATGAACAAAAACATTACACCTGTTGTAAGGTGTATTTTCCTTTCAAATAAACACTATTTTTTGGGGGAGGATAGGCATATTGCTTTAGATTcactttttaataaaaataaatgctgaTACATGCAGGTTGGGCTGGCATAATCTACATGCAACCAGGAAATGCTTACTTTTTAGTTTGGTTATGTCAACTTTACACCAAAAGGTATGAAATCACAACCAGATCAAGACTGGGTTCAACTTCAAGATGCTGCCTTGGTTACTCTCTTCTAAACAAGGCCCTACAATGAACATTACACATGATATTTACACAATTTTTCTCCTATAAATCAGAATTAAGAGTGGCCAAAATGACCAATTAATTCATTAGCATGGTGGAGTGGCTTGGTTCAAGTTGAAAAAATTGCCAAAGAGATGAGACGAAGCCTGAAAGCATGAATATTGAGGTGGAAAAGTGATTGCctataattatacatatatatatatatatatgttcctaAATAGAATTGAATGGCAACATGGATTTCAGAAGCAAACACCAACTACCTGGAAAGTTCTGCCAAGTTAAGAGTTACATTAAGAATTTAACTGGACAAAAACAATGGGATGGCAAATAACGATATGAAAttaaaaaggagaaagaaaaaaggaaTTCAGCATCCAAAGGAAGAATTCAAAACTTAGGGGCCTTTTGGTATCACTATTCaaatttatgaaaacaaaaaacagGAACTGAAACTATCAACTTGTTacgttaaaattttcaaaactaaaacaaattaaaaacctaattgAACAATGTTAATTTCTGTCCTTGAATCAAGTAACAATCAAACGAATATGattaaataatgaaaatgaaaaagaatacaaattaaaaatattataataaaaatagtttTAATTATTTCAAATAATTAGGTTATATTTTTAAACTTACCTTTTACTGCTCCAAGAACAATTCTATTGTCTgtgacaattgaaaaatgattaaaaattttcttttaaaaaaaaacacacttTTTCAATAACTTATTTTTTTCCAAGTTCTTAGATTTTTTATGGACATTTTCTTTCATCTACAACCATATTCATGTGCTCATTTATTTTAATAACCATTTGCTTACGAGTAAGTTCTAGATATCTAAGTATTGTGATAACTGATTGCCACAATAACTCAAACCATTATAACTAGTTACTAGTTTTTTCCACACAACAGAAACATAAAATTAACGGGTTGTTTGGTATCACTattaaaaattagagaaacaaaaacaaaaaaccagaaataaaaattaaaaactagaaatcagcaacctatttggttaaaatttataaaactaatacaaattaaaaacttaatttaaaaatgctcattttcatgtttaaatcaaataatattattaaaacatgattaaaataataaaattataaataatacacattaaaaaattactataataaaaatatattttattataattaatttatttaaatgttctattttcaaaatttactttacaataaaaattttactggacatgacaattgaaaaatagtaacaaatattataattgactttattattattttttgaaatttatgtatatttttattttaattatatttaaattcatatgatcattttatttttattttaatttaaaagtatataaaatgaataatttaatccaaaaaaactatttctagatattaaaaatttctaacaacaggttgccaaaacaactgaaaaccataaaatctggttttcagtttttttggCAAACAGCTGAAAAGTGACGAcagaaaaaaaaactaacaaaaaCAAATgcgtttttataatctatttttttacTATGGCAAGataaaaacagaaaataaaaaacagcAATGATACCAAACAAGCCCTAACAATGTAGACACTATCTGTTTGTTCACTATACcacaacaaaaatagaaaattgaaaACAGAAATGAGAAATAATAATAGACAGCCCGTTAGCTTTCATGTGGGAAATATTCTCCTTG
Coding sequences within:
- the LOC131144874 gene encoding transcription termination factor MTEF1, chloroplastic → MSATAAAAFHSSLRMSSQQQPNIPLSAKPKTKTPLQDHPLYPQAHTHLSLQFKEKVLCLEVLGVDSGRALSQNPALQTASLNSINSIISFLHSKGIHQKDLGKILGMCPKILTSNIRTDLNPVFKFLSEDLSVPQHSFRRVINKCPRLLASSVRDQLKPALFYLQRLGFQDLGALAYQDSILLVSNVEKTLIPKLKYLEGLGFSRSEAVGMVLRCPGLFTYSVENNFKPKFEYFGEEMKGSLEELKEFPQYFSFSLEKRIKPRHIATLKSGVTVPLPAMLKSTDEEFMELIRQGGG
- the LOC131144217 gene encoding CBL-interacting serine/threonine-protein kinase 23 isoform X2, whose translation is MTSRSSGASHTRVGKYELGRTLGEGTFAKVKFARNIETAENVAIKVLDKEKVLKHKMIGQVMASKTKIYIVLEFVTGGELFDKIASKGRLKEDEARKYFQQLINAVDYCHSRGVFHRDLKPENLLLDANGVLKVSDFGLSALPQQVREDGLLHTTCGTPNYVAPEVINNKGYDGAKADLWSCGVILFVLMAGYLPFEESNLVALYKKIFKADFTCPPWFSSNAKKLIRRILDPNPSTRITIAEVIENEWFKKGYKQPSFEQANVGPVDVDDIFNESVVSQNFVVERREDQPPMPVTMNAFELISTSQGLNLSSLFEKQMGLVKRETRFTSKCPANEIISKIEEAATPLGFGVKKNNYKMKLQGEKTGRKGHLSVATEIFEVAPSLYMVELRKSGGDTLEFHKFYKNLTTGLKDIVWKTDEAKEEGN